DNA from Corallococcus soli:
TATCTGGAAGTAGCCTAGCAGGCTGCTGAAAAACTCCGGCGCGGGGTCGACCTCCCGCACCGGGGCATGATCTGCTCCTGACCTGGAGGGTTGCGGACATGCGTGGAGAGGTCAGGGGGCAGTCGAGCTTTAGTCTGGTGCAGCCGGCGCAGCGGGTGCCCCAGGGCCACCCCATCCGGCGCATCAAGGCGCTCGCGGATGCCCAGCTCAAAGAGCTCTCGCCCGTCTTCGACGCCATGTACTCGGGCACAGGGCGTCCGGGGATTCCACCCGAAGCGCTGCTCAAGGCGTGCCTGCTCATCGCGCTCTACAGCGTGCGCAGCGAGCGGCAGTTCTGCGAGCGACTGGAGTACGACCTGCTCTTTCGCTTCTTCTTGGACATGAGCCTGGACGAGCCGAGCTTCGATGCGTCGAGCT
Protein-coding regions in this window:
- a CDS encoding transposase produces the protein MRGEVRGQSSFSLVQPAQRVPQGHPIRRIKALADAQLKELSPVFDAMYSGTGRPGIPPEALLKACLLIALYSVRSERQFCERLEYDLLFRFFLDMSLDEPSFDASSFAKNKQRLLKADVARRFFEGVVGQAKGQGLMSSEHFTVDGTLIEAWAGVKSFKKKGD